Sequence from the Fusarium oxysporum Fo47 chromosome VI, complete sequence genome:
TCTCTGGTATATGCATCATGACGACGAATGTATTTCAGATCAGCCATACCGTTGAAGCAGGGTCTCTCAGGCTAGAGCGCGGCCAACACATGAAATCTTGGCAGGGGAGATATGGGACATGGCTGTTGAGGCTCGTTCATTAATGTCCAATTCTCTCATAGACAGAGAAGATTGCAAGCATCCCTTGAAAGATGAACTGTTTGCTGAACTATTGGCGTTCCAAGACTGGAAGTTGCTAAACAACAAGTTCTTCGATATGACGCTAAAATCGGTTGCTTCCAGCCGCCCATCGCCCGGCTTAGTCCAGGCAGGTTTTCTCAATCTCTTATGAGAGCCATTCTTTTCGGAGGATGAGGTAAAGCAAGGAGTATGTGAAAGTCCATCCCAAACGAAAGACGACCCGAAAATCCAGCCCCTTATGGATGAGACGAATTCTGCATTCCGTGACTATTGGGCGCTGGTGTTGCAACCATCGCGCTCTAAAATAGAGGTTAAGTTCTAGGCTCTGGCAACTGGAGTCTCGACTCACAAATGACCATTCCCATGCCGGCTCGTCTCCGTGAACTTGTTGATTTGGTGTCTAACGCGGACCCATTTGCTGGTAGTCGCCGAATTGCAGGAGAAAGGCCAGCTTCAACTTCGCTATGGCCGAAAAAGACAACTTCAGGGTCCAACTTCGACCACAAGACCACCACAGCCATTTTTCTTCTTGGTATGCCTGGGCTAAGATTTTCAAGGTCCGTGTGTACCTGGACGCCTGGTGAGGGTCTGCAGAAGCCGACTGACTGATTGTGAGGGCAGTTGGAAAGTGTTCACCTGCCACGTTGTATGCGTCCACTCACACTCCTAGTAGACACACTTCTCCCCTGCGTGACTCTCTAAATAAACGTTCTTGCCTGGGAACTACCAGGATCACAGCACCTTAACACCCCCATTACgacaaccatcatcatcaatgtcaAGCAGCATCTACCCTTCACTTTTGGGCCACCAGGGACGCCTTCCGGACGCCGTCCCCGTTGTGCGTTCGACGCCTTCAGGGGTTACAAGAGAAACAGAGTCCAGCTGGTCGGATCCCGCCACTGCCACAGCCGGGATACCAGGGTTACAGATGGCTTCTCCAAAAGACAGCCATGACAAGCTAAAGCAGAAGCCAAAAGCGGCCGTCAGTCTGTTCCTTTAGAAAATCATTGTTATTTGTTTGAGAAGCATAAACTGTTGGCCGAAAGCCCAGGAGTTTGGCGGTCTAGCCATCCCCGGGTCTGGAAGACGAGATTGGTATTCACAGAAAAGAGAATGAGGTGGTAGTGTGATGGAGTGTCCCAACAAATGATGACCCAGGAGACCAAGAGGCACAAGGAGAACCGCGAGCTGTTGATGGGAGTAAACCCAAGAGTACCTTATTAACAAGAGGACAAACGTCAAAGTGAAAGTTGTAATCCATCATAGGTAGGTATTTTACGGGAGGGATGTGCGTGCCATCCACTCAAAGCAACCATCAGCCGCTTTCCCACCCCCCTGGTACCCGATCTCGCCCAAGCCACGCAGTAAAAAGTAGGGACGGGGATGGAGATCCCGTGTGCCAGAACACAGTGGACGATGATCAACAGAGCCAAACTTCTAACTAGACCGGATGTCAAGAAGAGCTCGATCTATAGTTTTTGTCATTTGAACTGTCATTGAGGCTTGATACAGACAGACTTCTACACCGGCGAACCATCTTGCTTCGATGAAGCTCCCATCTCGATTACTTGCGACCGCAGCAAATCGCAAATCATGGTTACAACAGACTATTAATGAGCTGAACCGCTGGAAATGTACTTTGTCGTGTAGGGCATTGCAGGATTTTCGTGGTGCATAGTTTCCGACTCTCCTCTTTCTCACTCCGTCCTCAGGTTGGTCGGAGAGCATTTGCATTTGCAGCTTACGCAGGTACTTGAGTACTTGACAATGGTTGAGGGGAGCCTGCGCTTGTCTCGTTGCCTCTTGTCTCCCCCAGTTGAGCATAACTCGCACAATTGCTTCCCAAGTTGATGTTTGTGCCTTCAATGAATGTCTCGTCCTTGGTTGTACCCACACCTGCAGAGTTTCCACCCATGCCATTCCAGGCCTCACCCCTGTTCTTCTTTCCGGCTCCAGCTCCGGCCtactggtggtggtggtggtggtggtggtaccAGCAGGCAGTCCAGTCATCCAGCTGCCAATGCCCCAAGGTGGTGGGCATCCTCGTCTAGAGATGTGATGGAAACCACTAATGGATGAACGTAATGCCTGTATGGTGGCCGTGATAAAGCCCTCGTTGCTATCACAACCAACCTTGCTTCTGAGTTGAATGCACGCTTTCGTCTGTTTACGAACTTTAACTCTATGTTCCCCTCATTTGCCCGCAGATGGCAGCAGCCAAATATGATGATGTCTTCTGGTCTTGCAAGCTGTAGGGAGTACTCGAGCAGGTACTTGGCAGTAGGTACAGGAGGTACTTCAGCTTCCTCAGGTCGGTCTTGGACCAACACCTGGGCCCATGATTCTTTCAGCCCTCCCGCGCTAGTCGGTTTTAGTGCCAGTTGTCTGTCCTCAGAGATCCCGTCTCAGTGAGGACCTAGCAGGGATGGATGCTCATACTAAACCCAGATGGACGCCAAGGCGAGAAGCTACGGCCTGGGCAATTGAGGGGCCCCTGCTAGTGCTCTAGTCTCGCTAGTCTCACTCTGTTTTAGCTAAGGCCAGGCTTGTTTTTGTTGGTCCTGGCTCAGAGCTGGCCCCTGCGCTCGTTCACTTTCATCTCGTTCCCCTGCTCAGCTCTCGCACCTCCGTGGCATTAGTAAATGCTTCTTGCATCGAGGCAGAAGCCCTGACCAGATATACATATTACACCAGAGAACGCCAAAGCGCCACCCTGGGAAAGGAAACCTTATTGAATGTCTGTGGACTTTTCATTGACGACACCCCAAAAACCCCAGTCAACCCCATCATCCCGATCCGAATCTCGAGAACATCGTGACTACTTTCAGCTAACCCAGAGGCATTCATCTACCTTGATCCTCCTCCATTTTTCAGCTTTCCTTTTCCcctccttctttctttttttaaatCCAAGCTTTCCAAGTGTGCTTCCACTCATCTTTGGCCTTGCACTGCCTGCCACTGTCCTTTGCGTTTTGTCAATGTCGTTTAAAGTTCGTCTATGAGATCAAGATAACTTCACACGGCCATACCTTTCTTTGTATTCCACCGAGCTATACTATACACCACGTATCTACAACTTACGCACGAAAAACTCACAACTCCCTCGCAACGTCAGTGATAGAGCAGTGGCGGAACACGACTCCTCTTTGTTGTGACGAGAAATCTTTCCAAGAGTCATTCTGCCAACACAAACTCGGCTCCGGCCTCGACATAGGGCAAGAGCTGCTCAAGTTCCCCTCTTgtataaaagtaacttttcGGGAACTCTTCAGCCCATCATCAACTATCCTCCTCAACACAGAGAGATTACGCGAACAACCCTAATCCCTCTCTCTATTTCTCGTGGTACCCGGCTATAAATCCCCTTGGATAGCCTTTGTGCTGCTGCGTGGCCACTTTTACCTCTGGCAACGAACAAAGCGTTGTTAAACTCTTGCATCCACTCCAGATTATGTCAATGGAGGGTGCTAGCTTCTCTTCACGGCGTCCCGCCGCAGGCGCCCTGCCTGCCATGACTCTGCCGCCACCGACAGCAGATGTTCCAAGTATGGCCAAATACCCCTTCTACCCTTCTTTCACAGGTAACTCGTCAGAGTCCTTTCAGTGCTCCCGGGAGGGCGAGTCGGTTGGGTATTCATATCCGCCATCTTACTCTCCCCTTCCTGGTCCCTTTCCAGATCGCCGCATTTCGTCTTCGCCCAGTATTCTGACCCCTTCGCCAGGAGCCAGTGATGGCCTGAGCCCCAGTCTTTCTAGCGTCAATACCGGGAGTTCCCAAGGTTCTCAAGCACCAGGCAACATGTATCAATATGCACAACTTCCCGCGGCATGGGCTACACCAAGCAATTCTTCGTACACCGTCAGCTCCGCGACCCAGGCTCAGCCAGCCCTTGGCCAACAGCACTTCCCTGGACGAAACCACTCCATCTACAACCAAGGTCCCGGAATGCATCAATATAATCACCCTCGAAGTTCTCAGTCGCCGGCTACTGGAGGTGACGGACTCCCAGCACCCCCTTACGATCAAGTGCATCAGCCTTTCCAGACTGCGGTCTCTGGCGGAGGTGGCCAGACCACTCCACCAGGCCTCTCGACATCTCAGCAGACCCAGGGTGCAATTTTGACTTCGCAAAGCTCGGTAGCAACGCAACCTCCTACTCCTTCGAGCGCGTCGGCACACGTCGATTCATATACGCACTCGAGGCCCCCCAGCACACCGAACTACTATACATCATCTGCATCTCAGCCGTCTAGCTATCCACCATATGGCCACCAGCCTTCGCCGACCCAGCATTCCTCTTCTAACGGCGGCCCTGTACCTAGGGGCCTTGGATCGATCTCAGGCCAGCCGCATGGTGCTGGCATGGCACCCCCTGGTCCCTATCGATCATACGCCCCTTATCAAACCCTCCCTACCATGGGAGGATCAGTCTTGTCGAATATTCACCAGCCTGGAAGCCAAATGTCAATGATCCCAGGTATGCCCGTAACTGCATACGGGCATCCCATGCTATACGGAGGTCAAGGCCAGCCCCCACCAACACAGTCAGAGCGGCCTTTCAAGTGCGACCAATGCGTTCAGTCGTTCAGTCGAAACCACGATCTCAAGAGACACAAGCGGATTCATCTGGCAGTCAAGCCTTTTCCTTGTACTTACTGTAGTAAAAGCTTTTCCAGAAAGGATGCTCTGAAGGTAAGTGATTTGGCTGTGCTGTCAATACGGCCCtggcttcatcatgacattCATGGCACATGCTAACTCTGCTATAGAGACACCGGCTTGTCAAGGGTTGCGAAAGCAAGGCCAACGAGAACCCCGGTGATGGTAATGGAGCAGATCGCAGTGGAGAGGAGAACGATAGCCCCGAAGTCAAGAGGGAACAGTGAATCCGTATCGCAAGGAGTTATTGTTTAATGCGCGATACCCATGTTTCGAGACGACGACAACTTCACCATTTGGTTTCAAGAGAGCAACAATCTGGGTATCATAAAGACAGACGGCTATCCTGGACGCCTGTTTCGAGGCACATATCTCTATCATTCGTTCTGGCATTTGAACAAATTCCCATATAATATTTATCACATAATGTCTGCCAGGTTTGTCATGGGAAATAGGCGCTGCAGGGTCTGGAAAGATTGGAATATCGGCGTCAAGGCATGCGGAATGGAGCTCAGGTGAAGGCAGATTTTATCGACGGGTCTTCATTGGTGTGTTTATACGACAAAATATGGCATTAACAAGGCGGGCTTGGGACGGGACTTTTACCAGGACAACGGAATTAGGCTTTCAAGAGGATGGAAACGTGTATCGGTATGACGGTTGTGCGAAGCATGTGTATATATTTGGGCCAAATGGCGTTATGCCCTTGACAGGGCGGTCTCTTGATGGGATGCGTAGAACAACTGTTTCTGATTCAACACGTACATCAAGAAGAGCTTCTCTGAGACATTTAATGCGAACTGTGGTGTCTTCATATGATCGTGCAAAAAAAGCGAAGCACCGCGATGGTGGGTAACCTGGCAAGCAGGGAGTGATGGATCAGTCTTCTGTGCGAACAAAGAGGGGACTTCTTGATTTGCCAGTGTACGAGACTATCGATGTGAGCTCTCTCGGCGATTGGCTGGCGGTCTTTATCTGGTTTCAGTTATCGAAGCTATCGAATATGGGTTCCGGAGTAGGAATGGCCTGCACAAACACTGGAGTAACGCTCGGCATGAAGATTTGGTCAGCCAGCCACAGTAAACTACCATTATGCCTGAGGACTAGCAGCACTGGAATCCAAGTTCGGGAGGTCCTGATGTGAAGGAAACGGTCGAGCAGCCGGACTCATGTCCAGTAAGAAGTCTAAGCATAGACGGCCCAACAGTGAATGAAAGGAGGCATGAGGGCGCCAGATGGGTCTAGATGCAATGACATGCAGATCTATCACGCAGATCTTGGGGATCCAAATCCCAACTGAAACTCCAATTGAGTTCGCCATCTGAAGTTGCATTGCAGAGATTGCCTCTGGCGAGATCTATGGCGAGGAAGGGGAGTGACCGAGACCACCGTCCCCGGCCTAACGTTTTAGAGCCAATTGATCATCATGGTTTGCACGATACGAGGATCCATATGATTTGTAttcccttcccttcccttcccttccaTGTTGCCATACCCCGTCCTCCGCATACAACGATGGAAATAGAAGTACAACCCATCTCGGGCCTTCACAATGGAACTATTCAATCTTCTGACACAagatttttctttttggtGTTGGAAGTTCGTGAGTTCTGATAGGGGATGTCCCATTTGGGTGGTGTGCTCAAATAATCATTCCtagtcaagaagctggaccAAACGCTTGATGGCGAGTGAGGACAGGACAGAACCAGGTCTCTGGTGAGGTGTGTTGATACCCTTCAGTCCTCGGGACGTTGTCTCAACGAATACCTGGGTTGAAATTTTCTTATGTCTCAGAAAGAAAGGATAGGGTCCTGTAGAATGATCGTGGTAAGCTTCTCCAGATGCCCGTGGCAGTGAAAGGTCAACGTGATTCTGTCCACCAAGTAAACGCCCGGAATCTAGACGATGGCTTCTCCCTAGCACAACTATGTATGTACTTTCTATGCCAAAATAGGTGTTTTTAGCTGTGGTATGCTACTGGAAACGTCTTGTAATGAAATTCTGTGCTGAAAAGGGGTGATTTTGTCGAGGAATGAGACGCGGGATTGTAAGAGGAGAGCTTGTCCGTGGATGATTGCAACGTGGGCTGGAGCGAAGAACAATCAAGCTTTCTGTCTAAGACCTTTTGCTTAGCCTTTGGTGGTGACTTCAAAATTTCGATAAACTGTGAATACCCTCATTTCCGATGGCTCTCGTCGCCTCCATTAGGACGCTAAATAACGCTTATCGCAGCCCACCCGGAATATGAGCATTTAGCCTCAGAAGGCCCTGAATGAAACCGCCAGATGAGGTTGAAATGTCAAACATGCTTGTCGGGTCAGGCGCAAGGCGCTGCAGAGCGCTTGGCTCCAAGGGAAGACTGGTAAACTAACCTCTCGCCACCGACTGTCGAAAAGAGGTTAACTCAAGCCATTACTGCCTTTTTCGACCCTGTCCGGCACCTGACTGTACCCAAGCATCTATGAGAGAAACTCACTACAGGAGTTTATGCTGGGGCGTTTGAGTGTACGGGGAACTGCACAAGTGAAGGATGGGTTACTAAGGAGGGCGCACAAGACCTGCACTAGATTCTGGAACGGCGCGCAGAGAGCTAGTGAAGAAGGGCGAGTAGCGGAGAGGCAAATCCAGTCGATCTGGGAGGCGATGAGGTGTATGGGAACGGGAGTGGATGGTTCGTGAAAGTGAAGTGTACATTGCGGCTTTTTCCGTTGTCTTTTAGATCGAGACATTGTGCTCAAGCTTGTAAGCCAGGGCGTGGTCCGACCACTACAGAGTGGGATCACGGTCGAGAATGGGGTGATGTGGTTCTAGACAGCCAGCCACGGATCTGACATGGCGTCGAGGCTGAAGGCCCGAGTACGGAGATGTGATATTCGGCTTCGCACAGGTACGGTATGTGCACACATGTTCTTCGACAGGGTTTACGCCGGACATCAGcgccaaaaaaaaaaaaaaccaaaaaaaaacagaCAATGCTCGAGCAGCGAAGAGTTAGCTTGAAACAAAATTGGCCAAACCATCGCTATTCATGGTATTGTTTCATAGCACGGACCCAAGATTTAACAGGGCTAACCTTTGTTCATGGCCAAATGCAGACTTCAGATGTGAACTGAGCCAAAGGGGGGTTTGCACGACGGCGAACTACCTCTGGCCGAGACTGAGCTGTACCTCATTATCAGTCAGTGACGTTCTTGTGTCCGTGAGAAATCAATGTGCGCAAGAGAGTGGACGACGTTATGCACGGAGCTATCCTTGCTGGCTGGCCACAGCAGCTCATGCATTTGAAAGGCACCTCGCCTGTTCTGGTGATGGCGATCACTTAGATACTTCTTTCACCcccctctctcttctttcggTTTATGTCCAGTAATAGTTTGTGTCATCTTTACAACAGGACTTGTTTTCCCCGAAATGTCTGGGACGAGGGACTCCCCCCGTGGGTGCTGATCAGTTGGGCAGCGGAAGTTTGCGCATACGAGATGCTGTTTGCATCTCAACCATACTAAACAAGAATGCACGTCCTCTCAACAAGTTTGCATCTTATTCTCGTATCGACTTTGCATACTGGTATTGTGTATCCTCAACCTGGGCTTGACAAGCTTCCATCGTAGCGTTTCGTATATCGGTGATCTGCAACATTCGATGAATGCCCTCACCAGCGTCGTAATAGGAAGAGTGCGACACCCAATGACTTGATTCGATTTATTCCGAATGGATCATTGATAGGTTGTTGTTCTCCCCATGCTGATGTGATTGTGTATCTTCACTTGCGTCGAAGACAATCATTCACCCATGGCCCCGCTGGCCGTGTTGGAATGAGTAGATGGCAATGcagctataataatagtttatttatttattatttattttttcGAGAAATCTGTGATATTGAAGTTGCCGTATCAGTATAAGGCTGTGATAAACCGCCTATTGGCCGATTCACGAATTAGAAACTCTATGAACTGGCCTCATACTTCAACCCTACTCGTGACAgggcagatgaagaagctcactCAAATATCGGCAAGAGGTGCCCTTTTGCTGTGCTAATCTGCGTTTGTATCAATAGAGGTGCCTCTTGAAGACAAGAGTTGTAACTTTTGTCTCGACTCAAAGTGCATCCTCAAAACAGCTCACGGCCCAGACCGAGCCCTCCCGTCTGCAGCCTCCCAGAGTGATACTACATCAGACTCAGACCTCGGGATACATGATGAGCTCCATGCACTCTCCCGACTTGAAACTACCCGGATGGTGTGGTCGGCAGGAAATAAATCCTCCGCTGAGTGTCTCGGGAACTGGCAATGATGGCGGATAGTTGTGTAACCTGAGAGTCGAGTTCACGGGAGGAGACATCTAAGGGGTTGTAGCCAAGTCCGGTAGCTTTTATTTTACTGGTAATAGCCAGGGACACCACAAGGATCTTCCTAGGCATTATATGTGTTTATGCTTGTTTCTTCGGTATTATCTCATGTATGATACCAGCAACTTCACCACTAGTGCAACCATCACTGACCAAGCATGGCTTcatgagatggaggatgcttcgtggaaaaaaagaaaaagaaaaaaaatgAATTAATGAAATAATTAGAGAAGTCTGTATCACTCTCACTTTCCATATGTATACTTGTATTCTTGGCCATGACGATTCGCTGCTGGAGTCATGCCAGAGGACACAGGAAACGCACAAATTGGTTGCTGGAACTTTCAATGGTCCCAGTCCTGAACCATAACCTCCCATGGCTCTAAATAAGTATCAAAATATATTGAATTAAAGTATGGAAGTTGTCTATCCATATAGGCTCTTCTGTAGGCATGCTTTGCTCTCATGCAACGCTCCTGAAGACATTGTCGCTGGATACGTAGTCTTCAAATCTCAACATCTATTCTTTGATTAAATTAGACCTTGCTAGAAGTTTTAATAACTAACGTAGGTATGTAGGTAGCTACGGTGCGACTGTAAAGATATGGGAAAGCACCATCATATTGAACGCTTTTGATACGCAGGTCACCAATGTCCTTACCACAGCCATGGGGCAAAATGACTATGCTTGGGGtttttgtttcttcttttggaTACAAAAACCAATTAACTAGTAGAAACACATATGCTTCTTGCCTCAAGTGTAAGCTTAAATGAGGAGTCATGTTTCGATGACTTGCCATGAGACGCACGGGTGAAGGGACGCAGCGACACTCAGCGATATATTACCCTGCATGGCCCCAAACTTCAAACAAATACCAGTCATTGATACAAAAATGTCCACTGAGCTCCCTGGCTTGCTCTCTAACATACCACGCCTTGCTAAGTACACTATTAACTATGGCTAGAGTTGTGGATTCCCAAAACTTGTAAATGCACAGTTGAAGGTTATTCACCAACATATTTGAATGAGATCAACCCTCTTCCAACGATGTAGAATGACCCGAATAGCTATAAAAGGCTTTTTGAGGAAATCTGGCCCTCTGTTTGTTGGATATTTGTGCTAAGTGATGTGGGTGAGTAAGTATTTGGTGGCTGCAAGGAAGTCATCCATACTACAGATCGATAAGATTCACAATGAGACTTGATACTGGTGATTTACTGGTCACAGATTTCgaattattaaaagaatGACCTCTTTTTGTCGTAGATGAATGCCAGTCCTTGGCTGTGTAAATAACAAATGATATCATGACCCAAAACCACAACATATTGGAAAAAGTCTGAATTATGCATACACTCATGAAACGCTCGATAGATCCATTATGCCTATTTTGATCCCCCTTTTTTTGAATACaaatttatttatagcttaGAAGCAGGGCTGGGAGGTCCGGCCTGAGTAATCTCGTTGTAGAGAAGACTACGCAGTAGTTAGTACTCTGAACCCAGATCGACTGTGGGAGTTGGATGAACTTACGTTGTGAGGAAGTCGGCATAATCCTCTCCAGTGACCTGACTAGAGAAGTATTGAGCAGCAAGGTGGTATTTGTTACCCTTGGGGGCAGACGCAGCAAGCTGATCAGCACTCTCCTTGAGCAGCTTCAAAGCGTACGACTTATCAACACGCTTGCCTTCAGCAGTGTTAACGCCATGTTTGACCCATTGCCAAAGTTGACTTCGAGAGACTTCGGCGGTGGCAGCATCCTCCATGAGGTAGTTGATGGGGACACAACCCACTCCGCGAATCCATGCCTCCATATAACCAAGACCAATGTTGAGGTTCTTCTTGATTCCCTCTTCCGTGATGGTACCGGGGACGTTCATGTTGAGCAGATCGTTCTGGCCAATGGTAACATCCTCTCTTCTCACAAACAACTGATTGGGAGTTGGCATATGCTTGTCAAAGATCTCGGTAGCGATGCTTGCAAGAGCAGGGTGGGCAACCCAAGTGCCGTCGTGTCCAGCACGGACTTCACGGAGCTTGTCGGCGCGGACACCCTCCATAGCCTTGTCGTTGGCAGCAGTATCATTCTTGATAGGGATCTGTGCAGCCATACCACCCATGGCGTGAACACCACGCTTATGGCATGTCTGGATCAGAAGTTTCACATATGATTCCATGAAGGGAACAGTCATGGTGACCGCGGAACGGTCTGGCAGGACAAAATTCGGGTTGTTGCGGAACTTCTTGATAACGCTGAAGATGTAGTCCCATCGACCGCAGTTGAGACCAGAGCTATGGTCGCGAAGCTCATAAATGATCTCGTCCATCTCGAAAGCGGCAAGGATGGTCTCAATCAGAACAGTACCTCGGATGGTGCCTCTGGGCATACCGATGTAGTCTTGAGCAAGGTTGAAGGCGTCGTTCCAAAGGCGAGCCTCAAGATGGCTCTCCATCTTTGGAAGGTAAAAGTAAGGACCGAAGCCCTGACGTTGCGTCTCAAAGGCATTGTGGAAGAAGTAAAGACCAAAGTCGAAGAGGGAACCAGAGATAGGCTCGCCATCAACTGTGACATGCTTCTCCTCGAGGTGCCAGCCACGAGGGCGGACAATGAG
This genomic interval carries:
- a CDS encoding malate synthase, encoding MASVDSVLQGVSVSGKVDDIHRKILTPEALAFLALLHRSFNERRKNLLERRKARQAELDRGVLPDFLPETKHIRENPTWKGAPPAPGLVDRRVEITGPTDRKMVVNALNANVYTYMADFEDSSAPTWDNMINGQVNLYDANRRQVDFKQGQKEYKLRTDRKLPTLIVRPRGWHLEEKHVTVDGEPISGSLFDFGLYFFHNAFETQRQGFGPYFYLPKMESHLEARLWNDAFNLAQDYIGMPRGTIRGTVLIETILAAFEMDEIIYELRDHSSGLNCGRWDYIFSVIKKFRNNPNFVLPDRSAVTMTVPFMESYVKLLIQTCHKRGVHAMGGMAAQIPIKNDTAANDKAMEGVRADKLREVRAGHDGTWVAHPALASIATEIFDKHMPTPNQLFVRREDVTIGQNDLLNMNVPGTITEEGIKKNLNIGLGYMEAWIRGVGCVPINYLMEDAATAEVSRSQLWQWVKHGVNTAEGKRVDKSYALKLLKESADQLAASAPKGNKYHLAAQYFSSQVTGEDYADFLTTLLYNEITQAGPPSPASKL